One genomic segment of Mesoterricola silvestris includes these proteins:
- a CDS encoding efflux RND transporter periplasmic adaptor subunit, protein MKAKVLGLAAWARSHRWVAGGIPLGILLLLGLMAFTGGSRLTHLTVKVLQGDIRDSVDATGTVSAVITVQVGSQVSGAIARLNADFNSKVRKGDVVALIAPELFQGALLQAQADLANSRANEVAAGADLAKARAALVRTRADFQRISTLAAQKIESTASVDLARANYETAQASVEGAAAAVLQAKAQVSQKEAAVSVARTNLDYTVIRSPIDGTVLARNVDVGQTVAASLQAPTIFTIAQDLTKMQVYAKVDESDVGRIQPGQPVFFTVDAYPREHFTGKVSQIRMNPTRVQNVVTFDAIIDFGNPDLKLFPGMTAYVSIPVAAATNVVKVPNSALRYRPPMSPEEIRTLYARHGIVPGGKDPSGTGRPAQAVVWKRASDGSLWPVEVSLGITDHTFTEVKGGALRAGDEVVTTSADLKNPLPQGGRR, encoded by the coding sequence GTGAAAGCCAAGGTCCTGGGGCTTGCCGCATGGGCCCGGTCCCACCGGTGGGTGGCGGGCGGGATCCCTTTGGGGATCCTCCTTCTGCTGGGCCTCATGGCCTTCACGGGCGGCAGCCGCCTCACCCATTTGACGGTCAAGGTCCTCCAGGGCGATATCCGCGATTCCGTGGACGCCACCGGCACCGTCAGCGCCGTGATCACGGTGCAGGTGGGCTCCCAGGTCTCGGGGGCCATCGCGCGGCTCAACGCGGACTTCAACAGCAAGGTCCGCAAGGGCGACGTGGTCGCCCTCATCGCGCCGGAACTCTTCCAGGGCGCCCTGCTCCAGGCCCAGGCGGACCTGGCCAATTCCAGGGCCAACGAGGTCGCCGCCGGGGCGGACCTGGCCAAGGCGAGGGCGGCCCTGGTCCGGACCCGGGCCGATTTCCAGCGCATCTCCACCCTCGCCGCCCAGAAGATCGAATCCACCGCCTCGGTGGATCTCGCCCGGGCCAACTACGAGACCGCCCAGGCCTCGGTGGAAGGCGCCGCCGCCGCGGTCCTGCAGGCCAAGGCCCAGGTGAGCCAGAAGGAGGCGGCGGTGTCCGTGGCCCGGACCAACCTGGACTACACGGTGATCCGCTCTCCCATCGACGGAACCGTCCTGGCGCGGAACGTGGACGTCGGGCAGACCGTGGCGGCCTCCCTCCAGGCGCCGACCATTTTCACCATCGCCCAGGACCTCACCAAGATGCAGGTCTACGCCAAGGTGGACGAATCCGACGTGGGCCGCATCCAGCCCGGGCAGCCGGTCTTCTTCACCGTCGACGCCTATCCCCGGGAGCATTTCACCGGGAAGGTCAGCCAGATCCGCATGAACCCGACCCGGGTCCAGAACGTGGTGACCTTCGACGCGATCATCGACTTCGGGAACCCCGACCTCAAGCTGTTCCCGGGCATGACGGCCTACGTCTCGATTCCCGTCGCCGCGGCCACGAACGTGGTCAAGGTGCCCAACTCGGCCCTGCGCTACCGGCCGCCCATGAGCCCGGAGGAGATCAGGACCCTCTATGCGCGCCACGGCATCGTGCCCGGCGGGAAGGACCCTTCCGGCACCGGGCGCCCCGCGCAGGCCGTGGTCTGGAAGCGGGCTTCGGACGGGTCCCTGTGGCCCGTGGAGGTGTCCCTGGGCATCACGGACCACACCTTCACGGAAGTGAAGGGCGGCGCCCTCAGGGCCGGGGATGAGGTGGTCACCACCTCCGCGGATCTCAAGAACCCCCTGCCCCAGGGAGGGCGGCGGTGA
- a CDS encoding ABC transporter ATP-binding protein, with amino-acid sequence MSGAGPVIRAEGLHKYYDLGESRVHALRGVSVDVERGGFLAIMGASGSGKSTFMNILGCLDRPSAGSYCLDGVDVGHLSKRALAGIRNGKLGFVFQGFNLLPRTTALENVLLPTLYSAVAKTEALARAEAALALVGLADRMGHYPSQISGGQQQRVAIARALVNRPSILLADEPTGNLDSRTAVEIMGLFQTLNAQGLTIVLVTHEPDISQFAKRVLVFRDGRIRKDEPNADPPSAMETLASMPTLED; translated from the coding sequence GTGAGCGGAGCCGGCCCCGTGATCCGGGCCGAAGGCCTGCACAAGTACTACGACCTGGGGGAGAGCCGGGTCCACGCCCTCCGGGGCGTCAGCGTGGACGTGGAGCGGGGCGGGTTCCTGGCCATCATGGGGGCGAGCGGCAGCGGCAAGTCCACCTTCATGAACATACTCGGGTGCCTGGACCGGCCCAGCGCCGGCAGCTACTGCCTGGATGGCGTCGACGTGGGCCACCTGTCCAAGAGGGCCCTGGCCGGCATCCGGAACGGCAAGCTGGGGTTCGTCTTCCAGGGATTCAACCTCCTTCCCAGGACCACCGCCCTGGAAAACGTCCTGCTGCCCACCCTGTACTCGGCGGTCGCCAAGACCGAGGCCCTGGCGCGGGCCGAGGCGGCCCTGGCCCTGGTGGGCCTGGCGGACCGCATGGGGCACTACCCCTCCCAGATCTCCGGAGGCCAGCAGCAGCGGGTCGCCATCGCCCGCGCCCTGGTGAACCGGCCCTCGATTCTCCTCGCCGACGAACCCACCGGCAACCTGGACAGCCGCACCGCGGTGGAGATCATGGGGCTTTTCCAGACCCTCAATGCCCAGGGACTGACCATCGTCCTGGTCACCCACGAGCCCGATATTAGCCAGTTCGCCAAACGGGTGCTGGTCTTCCGGGACGGCCGGATCCGCAAGGACGAGCCCAACGCCGATCCGCCCAGCGCCATGGAGACGCTGGCGTCCATGCCGACGCTGGAGGACTAG
- a CDS encoding DciA family protein codes for MRRSGARDLVPLRAASGLPPDPQARTEARLRHGWLLVVGPALVNHTRLLRVSRGTLVVGCWQPQFIPNLRKAADAVWPQVQERLLRLWKLKMNSMEIVPCDPPDPEKPPRERREPDAFKAVLDLLRTRQKG; via the coding sequence ATGAGGCGCTCCGGGGCCCGGGACCTCGTCCCCCTGCGGGCCGCCTCCGGCCTCCCCCCGGACCCCCAGGCCCGCACGGAGGCGCGCCTGCGCCACGGCTGGCTCCTGGTGGTGGGCCCCGCCCTGGTCAACCACACCCGGCTCCTGCGGGTGAGCCGCGGCACCCTGGTGGTGGGCTGCTGGCAGCCCCAGTTCATCCCCAACCTCCGCAAGGCCGCGGACGCCGTGTGGCCCCAGGTGCAGGAACGCCTCCTGCGCCTTTGGAAACTCAAGATGAATTCCATGGAGATCGTCCCCTGCGATCCCCCGGATCCCGAAAAGCCGCCCCGGGAGCGCCGGGAGCCCGATGCCTTCAAGGCCGTGCTGGACCTTTTGCGCACCCGCCAGAAAGGGTGA
- a CDS encoding CaiB/BaiF CoA transferase family protein: MSHLLSHYKILDFSRILAGPFATQLLADFGAEVLKIEPPTGDPTRGWGPPFEPGTGESAYFRCANRGKRSLALDLEEEGCRAILAELMTTADVLVENFLPDSAEALGFTWEQIHERYPKLIVASVRGFASDVPAARRPGYDFVLQAESGLMSITGETPGAPMKTGVAVVDVIAGLYLANGIQAAMLHRERTGEALHVEVPLMEAALASLVNVASETLMTGEPPRRMGNGHPHIVPYQTFACSDGEIALGCGSDRQFELLAMWAGIDLDREPGWRSNRGRVTDRERLLPLLEAHFRSSTVEAATTFCDIHAIPASRVRTVDDVLFRQAGTLHHLVTTLYDEAGGRMIPMLASPVLFNDLRARSRIPPPRLPE, from the coding sequence GTGTCCCACCTCCTCTCCCACTACAAGATCCTGGACTTCTCCCGCATCCTGGCGGGGCCCTTCGCCACCCAGCTGCTGGCGGATTTCGGCGCCGAGGTCCTGAAGATCGAACCCCCCACCGGCGACCCCACCCGGGGCTGGGGCCCGCCCTTCGAACCGGGCACCGGGGAGAGCGCCTACTTCCGGTGCGCCAACCGCGGCAAGCGCAGCCTGGCGCTGGACCTGGAGGAGGAGGGCTGCAGGGCCATCCTGGCCGAGCTCATGACCACCGCCGACGTGCTGGTGGAGAACTTCCTGCCGGATTCCGCCGAGGCCCTGGGCTTCACCTGGGAGCAGATCCACGAGCGCTACCCCAAGCTCATCGTGGCCTCCGTGCGGGGATTCGCCTCGGACGTGCCGGCTGCCAGGCGCCCAGGCTACGATTTCGTCCTCCAGGCCGAGAGCGGCCTCATGTCCATCACCGGCGAGACCCCCGGCGCCCCCATGAAGACGGGCGTGGCCGTGGTGGACGTCATCGCGGGGCTCTACCTGGCCAACGGGATCCAGGCCGCCATGCTCCACCGGGAGCGCACCGGGGAGGCCCTCCACGTGGAGGTGCCCCTCATGGAGGCCGCCCTGGCCTCCCTGGTGAACGTGGCCTCCGAGACCCTCATGACCGGCGAGCCCCCCCGGCGCATGGGCAACGGCCATCCCCACATCGTCCCGTACCAGACCTTCGCCTGCAGCGACGGCGAGATCGCCCTGGGCTGCGGCAGCGACCGCCAGTTCGAGTTGCTCGCAATGTGGGCGGGCATCGACCTGGACAGGGAGCCCGGGTGGCGCTCCAACCGGGGCCGGGTCACGGACCGGGAGCGGCTCCTGCCCCTGCTGGAGGCCCATTTCCGCTCATCCACGGTGGAGGCCGCCACCACCTTCTGCGACATCCACGCCATCCCCGCCAGCCGCGTGCGCACGGTGGACGACGTCCTCTTCCGCCAGGCCGGGACCCTCCACCACCTGGTGACGACGCTCTACGACGAGGCCGGGGGCCGCATGATCCCCATGCTGGCCTCCCCGGTGCTCTTCAACGACCTGCGGGCCCGGTCCCGGATCCCCCCTCCCCGGCTTCCGGAATGA
- a CDS encoding TIGR00282 family metallophosphoesterase has product MRILVLGDVVGEPGRRLVEAHLPVLRRELALDFIVVNGENAAHGHGITERIARQWFEDLGVNVITTGNHAFDVKDIVPYFQVESRLLRPANYPPGTPGNGYVKLHTPGGQEILVINLMGRVHMPTCDDPFRCVDAILARERADIVLVDMHAEATSEAQAMGWYLDGRVAAVLGTHTHVPTLDAKVLPGGTAYVTDLGMTGPYGGVIGMAKESSLSRFLKVKGEKWDVAEGDPQLHGVLVVTEGRKAQSIQRILKTLP; this is encoded by the coding sequence ATGAGGATTCTCGTTCTGGGAGATGTGGTGGGGGAACCCGGCCGGCGGCTGGTGGAGGCGCATCTGCCCGTCCTCCGGCGCGAACTGGCCCTGGATTTCATCGTCGTCAACGGCGAGAACGCGGCCCACGGGCACGGCATCACCGAGCGCATCGCCCGCCAGTGGTTCGAGGACCTGGGGGTCAATGTCATCACCACCGGGAACCACGCCTTCGACGTGAAGGACATCGTCCCCTACTTCCAGGTGGAGTCGCGGCTCCTGAGGCCCGCCAACTACCCCCCGGGCACCCCGGGCAACGGCTACGTGAAGCTCCACACCCCCGGGGGCCAGGAGATCCTGGTCATCAACCTCATGGGGCGGGTCCACATGCCCACCTGCGACGACCCCTTCCGGTGCGTCGACGCCATCCTGGCCCGGGAGCGGGCCGACATCGTCCTGGTGGACATGCACGCCGAGGCCACCAGCGAGGCCCAGGCCATGGGCTGGTACCTGGACGGCCGGGTCGCGGCGGTCCTGGGCACCCATACCCACGTGCCCACCCTGGACGCCAAGGTCCTGCCCGGGGGCACCGCCTACGTCACGGACCTGGGCATGACGGGGCCCTACGGGGGGGTCATCGGGATGGCCAAGGAGTCCAGCCTCAGCCGCTTCCTGAAGGTCAAGGGGGAGAAGTGGGACGTGGCCGAGGGGGACCCCCAGCTCCACGGCGTCCTGGTGGTCACGGAAGGGCGGAAGGCGCAGTCGATCCAGCGTATCCTCAAGACGCTCCCCTGA
- a CDS encoding Ig-like domain-containing protein, protein MKNLTPALGTILLASAGIVSAQQPSATFASFNDWLTSDAKGVRIGADGKLRLAPGLRRVGTLPEGVVWAAVPDGSGGAYLSAGNEGKLFHYTAGQVKPLAQVKGGIVFAMARLGQDLIVAPSGENKLFRVTPGGEVKPFADIDARLVWAMAVDGTELVLAGGGEKGAALVLAREGHSRKLAELPEETAFTALASDGKGGYYLGSHGRGLVLHYTGVRTGDRMETLMATGFEEVRALVVEGGEVFAGATNGLSSKFASGSLERREGYLAEPGTTTKSAVIRLDKDRVPQTLWQSAQNQIFALTAWNGQLLVGTGNRSRLFALPLSEKARGESPFSALQDLGAAQATAFLRVGSDLMVVASNPAELHLLNESQATDGTIESRVLKASPLADWGRAYVEAETPQGTGVEFQFRTGSTETPDGTWSPWTPPLLSGERPHVAPARFAQFRLKLASTRGGATPSVEGVRVHWANRNLAPLWESVDIMPPGLVVTRTAPPDDIGIERVPLETQKLIPALAYAGSEKRSFRRGAQAFFFHVADPNGDQLEFGLRLLPESGAPIELEKAWKERFFTFDTLAVPDGKYRLEITASDAPSQPLNTALTSTLRTAPFLIDHTPPVITELTATPEVDGVRVRFTARDQTSVLKEAALSADGDAWVQVAPDTRIFDTKEATFNVLVPRARIKGSRVLVKVTDLSNNEQTATVAIGEVKKK, encoded by the coding sequence ATGAAGAACCTCACCCCCGCACTGGGCACGATCCTCCTCGCTTCGGCGGGCATCGTCTCGGCCCAGCAACCCTCGGCCACGTTCGCGTCGTTCAACGACTGGCTCACGTCCGACGCCAAGGGCGTGCGCATCGGCGCGGACGGCAAGCTCCGCCTCGCCCCCGGCCTCCGGCGCGTGGGCACCCTCCCCGAGGGCGTCGTGTGGGCCGCCGTTCCCGACGGCTCCGGGGGCGCCTACCTCAGCGCGGGCAACGAAGGCAAGCTCTTCCACTACACCGCCGGCCAGGTCAAGCCCCTGGCCCAGGTCAAGGGCGGCATCGTCTTCGCCATGGCCCGCCTGGGCCAGGACCTGATCGTCGCCCCCAGCGGGGAGAACAAGCTGTTCCGGGTGACCCCGGGGGGCGAGGTGAAGCCCTTCGCGGACATCGACGCGCGCCTGGTGTGGGCCATGGCCGTGGACGGCACGGAACTGGTGCTGGCCGGGGGCGGGGAAAAGGGCGCCGCCCTGGTCCTGGCCCGGGAAGGGCACAGCCGCAAGCTGGCCGAACTGCCCGAGGAGACCGCCTTCACGGCCCTGGCCTCCGACGGCAAGGGCGGCTACTACCTGGGCTCCCACGGCAGGGGCCTGGTGCTCCACTACACCGGCGTGCGCACCGGGGACCGCATGGAGACCCTCATGGCCACGGGCTTCGAGGAAGTGCGCGCCCTGGTGGTGGAAGGCGGCGAGGTGTTCGCCGGGGCCACCAACGGCCTCTCCAGCAAGTTCGCCTCCGGCAGCCTGGAGCGCCGGGAGGGCTACCTGGCCGAGCCCGGCACCACGACCAAGTCCGCCGTCATCCGCCTGGACAAGGACCGGGTCCCCCAGACCCTGTGGCAGAGCGCCCAGAACCAGATCTTCGCGCTGACGGCCTGGAACGGCCAGCTCCTGGTGGGCACCGGCAACCGGTCCCGGCTCTTCGCGCTGCCCCTTTCGGAAAAGGCCCGGGGCGAGTCCCCCTTCAGCGCCCTCCAGGACCTGGGCGCGGCCCAGGCCACGGCCTTCCTGCGCGTGGGCTCCGACCTGATGGTGGTGGCCTCCAACCCCGCCGAACTCCACCTCCTCAACGAGAGCCAGGCCACGGACGGCACCATCGAGAGCCGGGTGCTCAAGGCCTCCCCCCTCGCGGACTGGGGCCGAGCCTACGTGGAGGCCGAGACGCCCCAGGGCACCGGCGTGGAATTCCAGTTCCGCACCGGTTCCACCGAGACCCCGGACGGCACCTGGTCCCCCTGGACCCCGCCCCTCCTCAGCGGCGAGCGCCCCCACGTGGCCCCGGCCCGCTTCGCCCAGTTCCGCCTCAAGCTCGCCAGCACCCGGGGCGGGGCGACGCCTTCCGTGGAGGGCGTGCGGGTCCACTGGGCCAACCGGAACCTGGCGCCCCTGTGGGAATCCGTGGACATCATGCCTCCGGGGCTGGTGGTCACCCGCACCGCGCCCCCCGACGACATCGGCATCGAGCGGGTACCCCTGGAGACGCAGAAGCTCATTCCCGCCCTGGCCTACGCCGGCAGCGAGAAGCGCAGCTTCCGCCGGGGCGCCCAGGCCTTCTTCTTCCACGTGGCCGACCCCAACGGCGACCAGCTGGAGTTCGGCCTCCGCCTCCTGCCCGAAAGCGGCGCCCCCATCGAACTGGAAAAGGCCTGGAAGGAGCGGTTCTTCACCTTCGACACCCTCGCCGTGCCCGACGGCAAGTACCGCCTGGAGATCACCGCCTCCGACGCCCCCAGCCAGCCCCTCAACACCGCCCTGACGTCCACCCTGCGCACCGCGCCCTTCCTCATCGACCACACCCCGCCCGTCATCACCGAACTCACCGCCACCCCCGAGGTGGACGGCGTGCGGGTGCGCTTCACCGCCCGGGACCAGACCTCGGTCCTCAAGGAGGCCGCCCTGTCCGCCGACGGCGACGCCTGGGTCCAGGTGGCCCCGGACACCCGGATCTTCGACACGAAGGAGGCCACCTTCAACGTGCTGGTCCCCCGGGCCCGCATCAAGGGCAGCCGGGTCCTGGTGAAGGTCACGGACCTCTCCAACAACGAGCAGACGGCCACCGTGGCCATCGGCGAGGTCAAGAAGAAGTAG
- a CDS encoding HutD/Ves family protein, whose translation MRRLGPADYRAMPWKDGGGSTTELLIHPPGASLAGDFLWRISMADVPASGPFSRFPGVDRSLMVLSGALELDHGEHGTQLLEGPLRPVAFSGDWATSGRLLGGPCRDFNVLSARGRARHRLSVLAAPAPLPRAQVLVVVCLEGTLEIAGQVLGPLDLLEWEGGGEARGDGVMAVVELTTSS comes from the coding sequence ATGCGCAGGCTGGGCCCGGCCGACTATCGCGCCATGCCCTGGAAGGATGGGGGGGGCTCCACCACGGAGCTCCTCATCCATCCCCCCGGCGCGTCCCTGGCGGGGGATTTCCTCTGGCGCATCAGCATGGCCGACGTGCCCGCCTCGGGCCCCTTCTCCCGCTTCCCGGGCGTGGACCGCAGCCTCATGGTCCTCTCAGGAGCCCTGGAGCTCGACCACGGGGAGCACGGCACCCAGCTCCTGGAGGGCCCCCTGCGGCCCGTGGCCTTCTCCGGGGACTGGGCGACCTCCGGGCGGCTCCTGGGGGGGCCCTGCCGGGACTTCAACGTCCTGTCGGCCCGGGGCCGGGCCCGGCACCGGCTCAGCGTCCTCGCGGCCCCCGCGCCGCTGCCCAGGGCGCAGGTGCTGGTGGTGGTGTGCCTGGAGGGCACCCTCGAGATCGCGGGGCAGGTCCTCGGCCCCCTGGACCTCCTGGAGTGGGAGGGCGGGGGGGAGGCCCGGGGGGATGGGGTGATGGCCGTGGTGGAGCTGACTACTTCTTCTTGA
- the sppA gene encoding signal peptide peptidase SppA: protein MKDFFKSLAASLVALGLFTGAALVLLVILVASMGPTKPVVPAKAVLILDLNTNFTDSYAEPGAAELLQRAAGGGQAEGVPLHVLIQAIDHASHDAGLSALYITGIVRPDGVGSGPAALKELREAILRFRKVSGKPVIAYNQYWTKRELYLCAGVGKVYMDPLGVLDATGYASEVTFYGKAFKKYGVDVQVTRVGKYKSAVEPYVLEKLSDPAREELQVLMNDLWTEWKTAVGGDRKLSPDQMQAIADQQGTLTSPEALKAGLVDKLLANDQVLDELKEVSGKKASDRDFPQVDMATYAKTLPDPTGSNRIALVFAEGAIVDGAGASGTIGGETLSNELRRLRLDKRVKAIVLRVNSPGGSAPASELIQRELVLARKDKPVVVSMGHLAASGGYWISTYADRIFAEPTTITGSIGVFGLLPNVKSLANEHGITWDGVQTSKLANSITIARPKSDAELQRAQVMVDWIYDLFVTKVAESRKLTRDQVQEIAQGRVWSGTSALRIGLVDEIGSLQDAVAYAAKKAKIESDYRLEGPSEPKTPVERMLKALGGGTRPYSRSSADTLQGQVQHVISGLGAFSDPRGVYARMPFDLAIR, encoded by the coding sequence ATGAAAGACTTTTTCAAGTCCCTGGCGGCTTCGCTGGTGGCCCTGGGGCTCTTCACGGGGGCCGCGCTGGTGCTCCTGGTGATCCTGGTGGCCTCCATGGGGCCCACCAAGCCGGTGGTTCCCGCCAAGGCGGTGCTCATCCTGGACCTCAACACCAACTTCACGGATTCCTATGCGGAGCCGGGGGCGGCGGAACTGCTGCAGCGGGCGGCCGGAGGCGGGCAGGCGGAGGGCGTTCCCCTCCACGTGCTCATCCAGGCCATCGACCATGCGTCCCACGACGCCGGGCTGAGCGCCCTCTACATCACCGGCATCGTGCGCCCCGACGGCGTGGGCTCCGGCCCCGCCGCCCTCAAGGAACTGCGGGAGGCCATCCTGCGCTTCCGGAAGGTCTCGGGCAAGCCCGTGATCGCCTACAACCAGTACTGGACCAAGCGGGAACTCTACCTCTGCGCGGGCGTGGGCAAGGTCTACATGGATCCCCTGGGGGTGCTGGACGCCACGGGCTACGCCTCGGAGGTCACCTTCTACGGCAAGGCCTTCAAGAAGTACGGCGTGGACGTGCAGGTCACCCGCGTGGGCAAGTACAAGAGCGCCGTGGAGCCCTACGTCCTGGAGAAGCTCAGCGACCCCGCCCGGGAGGAGCTGCAGGTGCTCATGAACGATCTGTGGACGGAGTGGAAGACGGCCGTGGGCGGGGACCGCAAGCTCTCCCCCGATCAGATGCAGGCCATCGCCGACCAGCAGGGCACCCTCACCTCGCCCGAGGCCCTGAAGGCCGGCCTGGTGGACAAGCTCCTGGCCAACGACCAGGTCCTGGACGAACTCAAGGAGGTCTCCGGCAAGAAGGCCAGTGACCGCGACTTTCCCCAGGTGGACATGGCCACCTACGCCAAGACCCTCCCCGACCCCACCGGCTCCAACCGCATCGCCCTGGTGTTCGCGGAAGGCGCCATCGTGGACGGCGCCGGGGCCTCCGGCACCATCGGCGGGGAGACCCTGAGCAACGAGCTACGGCGCCTGCGCCTGGACAAGCGCGTCAAGGCCATCGTCCTGAGGGTGAACAGCCCCGGCGGCAGCGCCCCGGCCTCCGAGCTCATCCAGCGGGAGCTGGTGCTGGCCCGCAAGGACAAGCCCGTGGTGGTGTCCATGGGCCACCTGGCGGCCTCGGGCGGGTACTGGATCTCCACCTACGCGGACCGGATCTTCGCGGAGCCCACCACCATCACCGGGTCCATCGGGGTCTTCGGCCTGCTGCCCAACGTCAAGTCCCTGGCCAACGAGCACGGCATCACCTGGGACGGCGTGCAGACCTCGAAGCTGGCCAATTCCATCACCATCGCCCGCCCCAAGTCCGACGCCGAACTGCAGCGGGCCCAGGTGATGGTGGACTGGATCTACGACCTCTTCGTCACCAAGGTCGCCGAGAGCCGCAAGCTCACCCGCGACCAGGTGCAGGAGATCGCCCAGGGCCGGGTGTGGTCCGGCACCTCCGCCCTGCGCATCGGCCTGGTGGACGAGATCGGCAGCCTGCAGGACGCCGTGGCCTATGCCGCGAAGAAGGCGAAGATCGAATCCGACTACCGCCTGGAGGGCCCCTCCGAGCCCAAGACCCCGGTGGAGAGGATGCTCAAGGCCCTGGGAGGCGGCACGCGCCCCTACTCGCGCAGCTCCGCCGACACCCTGCAGGGGCAGGTCCAGCACGTGATCAGCGGCCTGGGGGCCTTCAGCGATCCCCGGGGCGTCTACGCGCGCATGCCCTTCGACCTCGCCATCCGGTGA
- a CDS encoding BrxA/BrxB family bacilliredoxin has protein sequence MVAPMRDELSEAGFRHLMTPADVDEALQRPGSTLLVVNSVCGCAAAGARPGVVKALREKGLRFDHLVTVFAGMETEATKRAREYFEGAPPSSPQAAILRDGRLVHLMGRMSFLDRTPEMIAEELAASLS, from the coding sequence ATGGTCGCTCCCATGAGGGACGAACTGAGCGAGGCCGGCTTCCGGCACCTCATGACCCCCGCCGACGTGGACGAGGCCCTCCAGCGCCCCGGCTCCACCCTGCTCGTCGTCAATTCCGTGTGCGGCTGCGCCGCCGCGGGGGCGCGCCCGGGGGTGGTGAAGGCCCTGCGGGAGAAGGGGCTCCGCTTCGACCACCTGGTCACGGTCTTCGCGGGCATGGAGACGGAAGCGACGAAGCGGGCCCGGGAGTACTTCGAAGGCGCCCCCCCCAGCTCGCCCCAGGCCGCGATCCTCAGGGACGGGCGCCTGGTCCACCTCATGGGCCGCATGTCCTTCCTGGACCGCACGCCGGAAATGATCGCCGAGGAACTCGCCGCGTCCCTTTCGTGA
- a CDS encoding DUF4403 family protein — translation MRTWHLLALIPFCLHGQEPPPPSTIAAPIRVDLGPMFATAERTTPVTPQGVETWTNLPGLAQGSPAYRFNLYREPLYFVLKGNRVLMHTTVNYWFEVGLRMGSYIKSMGSCGLPPETFRKARLGIQAEVSLTPDWGLDLKLTPEEPLRIDGCHITYLGYDITDKVLAGMKDNLAKATQALQGQIQDATRLRPRAEAAWLQAQQPVELAPGVFLMLNPERVRLSPWTSQGKVLTFTPEIQIRPAVCLGERPQPVPRPLPPLDLSPQPIAPGFSLQIDADLSYEHASRQLTQQLGAQPFDTEKGRFEVKRAVVRGKDGWAYLDLDLKGKVTGRLTLKGRPAFNEALGTLVLEDLDYTLETKNWITSFGEWLYRGTLRKTLTEKCSFFLDKSLKDLKEKTKAGLNRPLTPQVALSGDVDAFRVGRVEVLEDRFKVVARLEGVVQIGVNPDAR, via the coding sequence ATGCGAACGTGGCACCTCCTGGCCCTGATCCCCTTCTGCCTCCACGGGCAGGAGCCCCCGCCCCCCTCCACCATCGCGGCCCCCATCCGGGTGGACCTGGGGCCCATGTTCGCCACCGCGGAGCGCACCACCCCCGTGACGCCCCAGGGGGTGGAGACCTGGACCAACCTGCCCGGCCTCGCCCAGGGGAGCCCCGCCTACCGGTTCAACCTCTACCGGGAACCCCTGTACTTCGTGCTCAAGGGCAACCGGGTGCTCATGCACACCACCGTGAACTACTGGTTCGAAGTGGGGCTGCGCATGGGCTCCTACATCAAGAGCATGGGCTCCTGCGGCCTGCCCCCCGAGACCTTCCGCAAGGCCCGGCTGGGCATCCAGGCGGAGGTGTCCCTCACCCCGGACTGGGGGCTGGACCTCAAGCTCACCCCCGAGGAGCCCCTGCGCATCGACGGCTGCCACATCACGTACCTGGGCTACGACATCACGGACAAGGTGCTGGCGGGCATGAAGGACAACCTCGCCAAGGCCACCCAGGCCCTCCAGGGGCAGATCCAGGACGCCACCCGGCTGCGGCCCCGGGCCGAGGCGGCCTGGCTCCAGGCCCAGCAGCCCGTGGAGCTGGCCCCCGGGGTGTTCCTCATGCTCAACCCGGAGCGGGTGCGCCTCAGCCCCTGGACCAGCCAGGGCAAGGTGCTCACCTTCACCCCCGAGATCCAGATCCGGCCCGCGGTGTGCCTTGGGGAGCGGCCCCAGCCGGTGCCCAGGCCCCTGCCCCCCCTGGATCTCTCCCCCCAGCCCATCGCCCCGGGCTTCAGCCTCCAGATCGACGCGGACCTCAGCTACGAGCACGCCTCGCGGCAACTCACCCAGCAGCTCGGCGCCCAGCCCTTCGACACCGAGAAGGGCCGTTTCGAAGTGAAGCGCGCCGTGGTCCGGGGCAAGGACGGCTGGGCCTACCTGGACCTGGACCTCAAGGGCAAGGTCACGGGCCGCCTCACCCTCAAGGGCCGCCCCGCCTTCAACGAGGCCCTGGGCACCCTGGTCCTGGAGGACCTGGACTACACCCTCGAGACCAAGAACTGGATCACCAGCTTCGGCGAATGGCTCTACCGCGGCACCCTGCGCAAGACCCTCACGGAGAAGTGCAGCTTCTTCCTGGACAAGAGCCTCAAGGACCTGAAGGAGAAGACGAAGGCGGGCCTCAATCGCCCCCTCACGCCCCAGGTGGCCCTGAGCGGCGACGTGGACGCGTTCCGGGTGGGCCGGGTGGAGGTGCTGGAGGACCGCTTCAAGGTGGTGGCGCGCCTGGAGGGCGTGGTGCAGATCGGCGTCAATCCCGATGCGCGCTGA